One segment of Metallosphaera cuprina Ar-4 DNA contains the following:
- the hisD gene encoding histidinol dehydrogenase, with protein MIRREIPKGRVQSFSQVIDKVSEIAQRVRERGDTALRELTLELDGIKLDSLVLDKDYIDGRASELGDEMREAIDRVWVQLTSFHEIMRPPNVGGGNGKIKYGVIWTALNRVGIYVPGGKKTYPSTLMMAGIPARVAGVSELFVSTPVRNRLDPAIAYIAQKLKVKAIYPVGGAQAIVAMAFGTESVSKVDKIIGPGNIYVQAAKYLVSGEVGIDGIEGPTELVVIADDSSDPKRIALDLMAQGEHGSSSLLVLISDSERILDEVSKLLNEGNEYFLVKVKSLDEAIDIANEIAPEHLSLYSSRAREYLSKVKNSAAVTLGDTPPALIDYAAGPDHILPTNGWSRFRGGITVFDFLKPISHVDAEKADENLIRAAMKIAEYEGFSIHARSIGVRYE; from the coding sequence TTGATAAGGCGAGAGATACCAAAAGGAAGAGTCCAATCTTTTTCACAGGTGATAGACAAAGTGAGCGAGATAGCGCAGAGAGTCAGGGAACGAGGAGACACGGCACTTAGGGAGCTTACTTTAGAGCTTGATGGCATCAAATTGGACAGTTTGGTTCTTGATAAAGATTACATAGATGGGCGAGCTTCAGAACTTGGGGACGAGATGAGGGAGGCTATAGATCGGGTTTGGGTTCAGTTAACATCGTTTCACGAAATAATGAGACCTCCTAACGTCGGTGGAGGAAACGGAAAAATAAAATATGGCGTCATCTGGACCGCACTGAACAGAGTTGGAATTTATGTACCAGGCGGTAAGAAAACCTATCCTTCCACACTCATGATGGCAGGGATACCTGCGAGGGTTGCAGGGGTGAGTGAGCTCTTCGTTTCCACTCCAGTAAGGAATCGTTTGGATCCCGCAATTGCTTATATAGCACAGAAATTGAAAGTGAAGGCTATCTATCCGGTAGGCGGTGCCCAAGCTATTGTGGCCATGGCCTTCGGCACTGAGAGCGTCTCCAAAGTTGATAAAATAATAGGTCCTGGAAACATTTACGTTCAAGCCGCTAAGTATTTAGTCAGTGGGGAAGTAGGGATTGATGGAATCGAAGGTCCCACTGAGTTAGTTGTGATAGCGGATGATAGCTCTGATCCCAAGAGAATAGCCCTGGATTTGATGGCTCAAGGAGAACACGGGAGCTCCTCTCTTCTGGTCTTGATTTCTGACTCTGAAAGGATCTTGGATGAGGTCTCGAAATTACTTAATGAGGGGAACGAATACTTTCTGGTTAAAGTCAAGTCTCTAGATGAAGCGATAGATATCGCCAACGAAATAGCACCTGAGCATTTGTCTCTTTATAGTTCTAGAGCTAGAGAATACCTTTCTAAAGTTAAGAATTCTGCTGCTGTCACATTAGGTGACACTCCCCCAGCCCTTATTGACTACGCTGCAGGCCCTGATCACATATTACCTACCAACGGATGGTCGAGGTTCAGGGGAGGGATTACGGTTTTCGATTTCCTTAAGCCGATCTCTCATGTTGATGCGGAGAAAGCGGACGAGAATCTAATAAGGGCAGCGATGAAGATAGCCGAGTATGAGGGGTTTTCAATACACGCAAGGAGTATAGGTGTAAGATATGAGTAA
- the hisG gene encoding ATP phosphoribosyltransferase produces MRIAIPNKGRLQGPALQFLNSVGIKPLANDDRALMVPTSWEGVQLVTIRTEDIPNIVETGAVDLGITGLDYVMESGADVEELVRLDFGKSKLVLAIPYSWNVDDVKDIPKDIKIATKYYNIAKDYLERKGIRAKIVRISGAAEIMPSLGAADAIIDVTSTGTTLRLHGLKPIDVVAESYALVIGNREWMRSEEADKINLVLTMMKGALNARGKKMVFMNVDDKDLATVVSSLPAMLAPAVSRLSNSDAWEVVTVTDENDLPEVIAKAKTAGARDIVVVNIEKVVK; encoded by the coding sequence TTGAGGATAGCAATTCCAAACAAGGGTAGATTACAGGGTCCCGCGCTTCAATTCCTAAATTCGGTTGGTATAAAGCCTTTAGCTAATGACGATAGGGCCTTAATGGTCCCAACTAGCTGGGAAGGCGTTCAACTAGTTACAATAAGGACAGAGGACATACCAAATATCGTTGAAACAGGCGCAGTTGATCTAGGGATAACAGGGTTAGATTACGTGATGGAATCTGGGGCTGACGTCGAGGAACTTGTAAGGTTAGATTTCGGTAAATCCAAACTCGTTCTAGCTATACCCTACTCTTGGAACGTCGATGACGTGAAGGACATACCTAAGGACATCAAGATAGCGACGAAATACTATAACATAGCTAAGGATTATTTAGAGAGAAAGGGAATAAGAGCTAAGATAGTTAGGATAAGTGGCGCTGCCGAAATAATGCCGTCTTTGGGTGCAGCGGATGCAATAATAGACGTAACGAGCACTGGAACCACTTTAAGGCTGCACGGGCTCAAACCTATAGATGTGGTAGCAGAGAGCTATGCACTAGTTATAGGTAACAGAGAATGGATGAGGTCTGAGGAGGCGGATAAGATTAACCTAGTTCTAACCATGATGAAAGGTGCCCTCAACGCTAGGGGCAAGAAGATGGTGTTCATGAACGTCGACGATAAGGATTTAGCTACCGTTGTCTCATCTCTTCCAGCTATGTTGGCCCCAGCCGTATCTAGGCTAAGCAACTCGGACGCTTGGGAAGTTGTTACTGTAACCGACGAGAACGATCTGCCAGAAGTGATAGCTAAGGCAAAGACAGCGGGGGCAAGAGACATAGTCGTAGTTAATATAGAGAAGGTGGTGAAATGA
- the hisE gene encoding phosphoribosyl-ATP diphosphatase, whose translation MSNVLDELYSIILSRLKDKPEGSYTASLLEKGKPYIARKVGEEAIEVIVASTSEGKERLVSETCDLLYHLLVLLAVEGIPLEEVYGELRRRMK comes from the coding sequence ATGAGTAACGTTTTAGACGAGCTTTACTCAATCATCCTCTCAAGACTCAAAGATAAACCAGAGGGAAGCTACACCGCATCATTACTTGAGAAAGGTAAACCTTACATTGCAAGAAAGGTTGGCGAGGAGGCTATCGAAGTGATTGTGGCTTCCACTTCAGAAGGGAAGGAAAGGCTGGTTTCAGAGACTTGTGATCTGCTCTATCATCTCCTTGTACTCCTAGCCGTGGAGGGGATTCCCCTAGAAGAAGTTTACGGAGAGTTAAGGAGGAGAATGAAATGA
- the hisH gene encoding imidazole glycerol phosphate synthase subunit HisH yields MKALVLNYGVGNLFSISSALRRTGFEVEIATEPKEVDLIVLPGVGSFSAVASFISRWKRELNDFRRRGVKFLGVCLGMQIMFEEGSEGGRSQGLGWFSGYVDLIKGAEKLPHVGWDVVEESKPCILTEQLDKKYVYFVHSYVAYTDFQAAMISRYGLEFPALICNDQIAGTQFHPEKSGNSGSIFFKNLVRWIKV; encoded by the coding sequence ATGAAGGCTCTAGTGTTAAATTACGGCGTAGGGAACCTGTTTAGTATAAGCTCTGCGTTAAGAAGGACCGGATTTGAAGTTGAGATCGCGACTGAGCCTAAGGAGGTTGATCTCATAGTGCTACCGGGAGTGGGCTCATTTTCAGCTGTGGCTAGCTTCATTTCTAGATGGAAACGTGAACTGAACGATTTTCGTCGGAGAGGAGTGAAGTTCCTAGGGGTTTGTTTGGGAATGCAGATCATGTTCGAAGAAGGAAGTGAAGGCGGAAGATCTCAGGGGTTAGGTTGGTTTTCAGGCTATGTGGACTTGATTAAAGGAGCTGAGAAATTACCTCACGTGGGTTGGGACGTAGTGGAGGAGAGTAAACCGTGCATCCTCACCGAACAACTCGATAAAAAATACGTATATTTCGTTCATAGTTACGTAGCTTATACAGATTTCCAGGCTGCGATGATATCAAGATACGGTCTGGAGTTCCCAGCTTTAATTTGTAATGATCAAATAGCCGGAACTCAGTTTCATCCAGAAAAAAGCGGAAACAGTGGAAGTATTTTCTTTAAAAATCTAGTTAGGTGGATAAAGGTTTGA
- the hisA gene encoding 1-(5-phosphoribosyl)-5-((5-phosphoribosylamino)methylideneamino)imidazole-4-carboxamide isomerase, with amino-acid sequence MRVIPSIDISKGNAVKRIRGREGTGLLLGDPLKISSELRSIGYSSVHVVDLDAAEGKGDNLALIKSIIAQGFEEISVGGGIRDRQKVTKLIELGVTKVVMSTLPFTDPSLFRQATEGFQDNVLVAIDYCNEEVLIRGWKESALTLRKAIQLVNSFNVRGVMFTYVCNEGTQKGIDRDVEKYLNEIKGEKGYAGGVGSLEDLIKLRDMGFDYAIVGMSLYGGVIRGVKSV; translated from the coding sequence ATGAGGGTTATACCAAGCATCGATATCAGTAAGGGTAACGCTGTGAAGAGAATCAGAGGTAGAGAAGGGACCGGATTGTTGCTAGGGGATCCATTGAAGATATCGTCTGAGCTGAGGTCTATAGGCTACTCCTCAGTTCATGTCGTGGATTTAGACGCAGCTGAAGGAAAGGGTGATAACTTGGCCTTGATCAAATCGATAATAGCTCAAGGGTTCGAAGAAATTAGCGTAGGTGGTGGAATAAGAGACAGGCAGAAGGTAACCAAATTGATTGAGCTAGGCGTAACAAAGGTTGTTATGTCTACCCTTCCTTTCACAGACCCTTCTTTATTTAGACAAGCCACTGAGGGGTTTCAAGATAATGTTCTTGTAGCTATAGATTATTGTAATGAAGAGGTTTTGATAAGGGGATGGAAAGAGTCAGCCTTAACGTTAAGGAAGGCTATTCAGCTGGTCAACTCCTTCAACGTTAGAGGTGTAATGTTTACTTACGTTTGCAACGAAGGGACACAGAAGGGAATAGATCGGGACGTTGAAAAATATTTGAACGAGATAAAGGGGGAGAAAGGTTACGCGGGAGGAGTAGGCTCTCTAGAAGACCTCATTAAGTTAAGGGACATGGGATTTGATTACGCTATAGTGGGCATGTCTCTATATGGCGGAGTTATTAGGGGTGTAAAAAGTGTCTAG
- the hisC gene encoding histidinol-phosphate transaminase: MKEAKEYDFSDIKEGIRLHLNESPFSPPEFVINAVVKYLSQGNRYQHPDLTRRMKELAAEYNKVEPDEIFPTPGGDGAIRSVFLNLTLTGDKVVLNYPSYSMYSVYSSFKGLKEKRVPLKEGQDWWKEDWENILTEARDARIVAIDDPNNPTGSPMLKGDEGKVRELVESTKGIVLIDEAYFEFSKYTVSKLVSRYPNLVVVRTLSKAFSLASFRIGYLIANKDLVKILEKGSTPFDISLPALIAGITALENPSYALRVADEISRNREELYQGLTRLGVKVYKSITNFLLFKHNEDLLEPLMRRGIAIRNPIKGFYRVSIGTKDQCKLFLEKLGEILEDSNSKQG, translated from the coding sequence TTGAAGGAGGCCAAGGAATACGACTTTTCAGACATCAAGGAGGGAATTAGGCTACACTTAAACGAGTCTCCATTTTCTCCACCAGAGTTCGTTATAAACGCAGTAGTGAAGTATTTATCTCAAGGTAATAGATACCAGCATCCGGACCTCACTCGTCGTATGAAGGAGTTAGCAGCTGAGTATAACAAGGTAGAACCCGACGAAATATTTCCCACACCAGGTGGTGACGGTGCAATCAGGTCGGTTTTCCTTAACTTAACATTAACGGGAGATAAGGTTGTACTTAACTATCCTAGCTATAGTATGTACTCTGTATACTCCTCTTTTAAAGGCTTGAAAGAGAAAAGGGTTCCATTAAAGGAAGGACAGGACTGGTGGAAAGAGGATTGGGAAAACATACTGACTGAAGCCAGAGACGCCAGGATTGTAGCCATAGACGATCCTAACAACCCTACAGGCTCTCCTATGTTAAAGGGTGATGAGGGCAAGGTTAGAGAACTAGTTGAGAGCACTAAAGGAATAGTTCTGATAGACGAGGCCTACTTTGAGTTCTCTAAGTACACGGTCTCTAAACTTGTTAGCAGATACCCTAACTTGGTTGTGGTCAGAACCCTTAGTAAGGCCTTCTCCTTAGCCTCATTTAGAATCGGTTACCTCATAGCCAACAAGGATTTAGTGAAGATATTAGAGAAGGGATCAACTCCTTTCGACATCTCCCTTCCCGCGCTTATAGCTGGTATAACAGCTCTCGAAAACCCATCTTACGCGCTCAGAGTCGCAGATGAGATCTCAAGAAATAGAGAGGAGTTATACCAAGGACTTACAAGGCTTGGGGTAAAGGTTTACAAATCTATAACTAATTTCTTGCTCTTTAAGCATAACGAAGACCTTTTAGAACCCCTCATGAGGAGGGGAATAGCAATTCGTAACCCCATCAAAGGATTTTATAGGGTTTCAATCGGGACAAAGGATCAGTGTAAACTCTTCTTGGAAAAGTTGGGTGAAATCCTTGAGGATAGCAATTCCAAACAAGGGTAG
- the hisF gene encoding imidazole glycerol phosphate synthase subunit HisF — MTTKRIIACLDVKDGKVVKGVRFIDLKLKGDPAELASRYEEEGADEIVFLDISATIEGKEILLEKVKDTASVLSIPLSVGGGIRSLDDISKLLSNGADKVSLNSVAVENPQLVTLASKEFGSQAIIVAIDAKKVEKGWRVFIRSGTADTGLEAVGWAKRVQNLGAGEILLTSIDRDGTRNGYDIELTKAVVGATKIPVIASGGAGKPEHFLSVFSDAKADAALAAGIFHDNVISIRELKRYLKGKGLEVRT, encoded by the coding sequence ATGACTACCAAGAGGATTATTGCATGTTTAGATGTGAAGGACGGTAAGGTGGTAAAAGGAGTTAGATTCATAGACCTTAAGTTAAAGGGTGATCCAGCGGAGCTGGCCTCTCGATATGAGGAAGAGGGAGCTGACGAGATAGTCTTCTTAGACATCTCAGCTACGATAGAGGGAAAAGAAATACTCCTTGAAAAGGTTAAGGATACAGCGAGCGTGCTCTCAATACCTCTGTCTGTAGGTGGAGGTATCAGAAGCTTAGACGACATCTCAAAGTTACTTTCTAACGGTGCGGATAAGGTGAGCCTAAACAGCGTTGCCGTAGAAAACCCTCAGTTAGTCACGTTGGCGTCAAAGGAGTTCGGATCGCAAGCTATCATAGTCGCGATAGATGCTAAGAAAGTGGAAAAGGGCTGGAGAGTTTTCATCAGGTCAGGCACTGCTGACACAGGTCTTGAAGCCGTAGGGTGGGCCAAGAGGGTTCAAAACCTAGGAGCTGGGGAAATCCTTCTCACTAGTATTGACCGAGATGGCACTAGAAACGGATATGACATAGAGCTAACTAAGGCGGTGGTTGGAGCCACAAAGATACCTGTGATCGCGAGCGGAGGGGCAGGTAAGCCTGAACACTTCCTGAGCGTCTTTAGTGACGCCAAGGCTGACGCTGCCTTGGCTGCAGGTATATTTCACGACAATGTAATATCTATTAGAGAGTTAAAGCGATACTTAAAGGGTAAAGGATTGGAGGTTAGAACTTGA
- the hisI gene encoding phosphoribosyl-AMP cyclohydrolase — protein MNISIDEAKIVASKLNYRHERGTVIAVLQDAETKEVLMVGNMDKEALILTLTTGLVHLWSLSRERIWLKGETSGHYQVVQDFKVDCDEDAVLLLVKSQGPVCHTGNHTCFYRNSKFFLEHK, from the coding sequence TTGAATATTAGTATTGACGAAGCGAAAATCGTGGCCTCAAAGTTAAACTACAGACATGAGAGAGGAACAGTCATAGCGGTGCTACAAGACGCTGAAACTAAAGAGGTCCTAATGGTAGGAAATATGGATAAGGAGGCATTGATACTTACGTTAACTACTGGATTGGTCCATCTCTGGTCACTATCCAGGGAGAGGATATGGTTAAAGGGAGAGACAAGCGGACATTACCAAGTCGTGCAGGACTTTAAGGTGGATTGTGATGAGGACGCAGTACTATTACTAGTGAAGTCTCAGGGTCCCGTTTGTCACACTGGTAATCATACATGTTTTTACAGGAACTCAAAATTTTTCCTGGAACACAAGTGA
- a CDS encoding metal-sulfur cluster assembly factor: protein MSTKTINKEEWTKKLMEGLKEVYDPEIPVDIVNLGLIYDLKISDEGDVYLKLGLTAPGCPVIDDLVYTVQEVIKESVPARNVDVDVDMETQWSPLKMTPEGREKFKKLYGYDIVEMWVQTYGLPTDDQNKAGEQPQ from the coding sequence ATGAGCACTAAAACAATAAATAAAGAGGAATGGACAAAGAAGCTTATGGAGGGTCTAAAGGAAGTTTATGACCCTGAAATTCCGGTGGATATAGTTAACCTAGGCTTAATTTACGATCTGAAGATCTCTGATGAGGGCGACGTTTATCTCAAACTCGGTTTGACTGCACCTGGATGCCCAGTTATAGATGACCTCGTTTATACTGTTCAGGAAGTTATAAAGGAGAGCGTACCGGCAAGAAACGTTGATGTTGATGTAGATATGGAAACGCAATGGAGCCCCCTGAAGATGACTCCTGAGGGAAGGGAGAAGTTTAAGAAATTGTATGGTTACGATATAGTCGAGATGTGGGTACAAACTTACGGTCTTCCAACAGACGATCAGAACAAAGCCGGAGAACAGCCTCAATAA
- the hisBd gene encoding imidazoleglycerol-phosphate dehydratase, with protein MSRYAERTRETKETLVEVKLEIDGNGEVKIDTPVSFFNHMLHSMLFYMSSNSSVLAKDKQGFDDHHVVEDVGITLGQSFKEAIGDKRGIKRFSSIVVPMDEALVLVALDISGRGFASVDLDLKREKVGDLSTENVPHFFWSFSVNSGVTLHIRKLSGFNEHHVIEAAFKGVGLALREACTIQDNLVRSTKGSL; from the coding sequence GTGTCTAGGTACGCAGAGAGAACGAGAGAAACTAAGGAGACCTTAGTGGAAGTCAAGCTCGAGATAGACGGTAATGGAGAGGTAAAGATAGACACCCCAGTATCCTTCTTCAATCACATGCTTCACTCCATGCTCTTCTACATGAGCTCTAACTCTTCTGTTTTGGCAAAGGATAAACAAGGATTTGATGATCATCACGTAGTGGAGGACGTTGGGATAACTCTAGGTCAATCGTTTAAGGAAGCTATAGGGGATAAAAGAGGTATCAAGAGGTTCTCCAGCATTGTAGTACCAATGGATGAGGCCTTAGTTTTAGTTGCGTTAGACATCTCAGGCAGGGGATTCGCCTCGGTCGATTTAGACCTTAAGAGAGAAAAGGTGGGAGACCTGTCTACCGAGAACGTACCTCACTTCTTTTGGTCCTTCTCTGTGAACTCTGGAGTAACACTTCACATAAGGAAACTGTCTGGCTTCAACGAACATCACGTGATTGAGGCAGCTTTCAAAGGGGTGGGCCTAGCTCTAAGGGAGGCCTGCACCATTCAAGATAACCTAGTCAGAAGCACCAAGGGATCGCTATGA